Proteins co-encoded in one Salvia splendens isolate huo1 chromosome 4, SspV2, whole genome shotgun sequence genomic window:
- the LOC121801542 gene encoding uncharacterized protein LOC121801542 has product MDFFKLKKFRNVHKPNPKNVTQDQPVPHPEEPKDESGDTLGKSVCVDSNNPEIEDDDDDFITNEVKRRLKELRRNSFMVLIPEETSPAGEEEEEEEGETSSSDWRDVEAEGRQFWSGFGAVYDIYCERMLFFDGSSSQHLQEVCCHARSTPSPKSASKRIASPLACLSLRKIEQPEEECEHLQQPVNDLYQDLETVYVAQLCLTWEALHCQYTQLSQKISCQPDSPASYNHSAQQFQQFQVLLQRFIENEPFEHGSRPEIFTRTRKSLPKLLQVPMIQEEEALGLKVHATDVLRVIETSILSFRQFVKMDKKKSGGVRSLFGSQNQMPTPVQLVQSTLEKKAMRLKELWKKSKSYKKKSGPSTADDVEMLLGLIDVKVLSRALRMIRISKEQLFWCEEKMKKLSLPDGKLQRDPSPILFPC; this is encoded by the exons ATGGATTTCTTCAAACTGAAGAAGTTTAGGAATGTTCACAAACCTAATCCGAAGAATGTCACTCAAGATCAGCCAGTGCCTCATCCAGAGGAGCCCAAGGATGAAAGTGGAGATACATTGGGAAAATCAGTCTGTGTTGATTCAAACAATCCTGAAATTGAGGATGATGACGACGATTTCATCACAAACGAGGTGAAAAGGAGGCTGAAAGAACTGAGGAGAAATAGCTTCATGGTATTGATACCGGAGGAAACTTCTCCAGCAggcgaggaagaagaagaggaagagggggAAACCAGCTCCAGTGATTGGAGGGATGTTGAAGCGGAAGGACGGCAGTTCTGGTCTGGTTTCGGTGCTGTGTATGACATATACTGTGAGCGAATGCTCTTTTTTGATGGCTCGAGCTCTCAGCACCTGCAGGAAGTTT GTTGTCATGCTCGTTCAACTCCATCACCGAAATCTGCTTCGAAAAGGATTGCTTCTCCCCTTGCATGCCTTTCCTTGAGAAAAATTGAGCAACCCGAAGAGGAGTGTGAGCACTTACAGCAACCAGTTAACGACCTTTATCAGGATCTTGAAACTGTGTATGTTGCTCAATTATGCTTGACTTGGGAGGCGCTTCACTGTCAATACACACAGCTGAGTCAGAAAATATCCTGCCAACCTGATAGCCCCGCCTCTTACAACCATAGTGCGCAACAGTTCCAACAGTTCCAGGTCTTATTGCAGAGATTCATTGAAAACGAACCATTTGAACATGGGTCAAGGCCAGAGATCTTCACTCGAACTAGAAAGTCCTTGCCCAAACTGCTTCAGGTTCCAATGATCCAAG AAGAAGAGGCATTGGGCCTTAAAGTTCACGCAACAGATGTCCTAAGAGTAATCGAAACCTCTATCTTGAGTTTCCGCCAATTTGTAAAGATGGACAAGAAAAAATCTGGTGGTGTGCGTAGTCTCTTTGGAAGTCAGAACCAGATGCCTACCCCTGTTCAACTGGTTCAATCTACTCTTGAGAAG AAAGCAATGAGACTGAAGGAACTATGGAAGAAGAGCAAGAGCTATAAGAAGAAATCAGGGCCGAGTACAGCAGACGATGTGGAGATGCTGCTAGGACTTATCGATGTCAAAGTGCTATCTAGGGCACTACGAATGATCAGAATTAGTAAAGAACAGCTGTTTTGGTGTGAAGAAAAGATGAAGAAACTGAGCTTACCTGATGGAAAGTTGCAGAGAGATCCATCACCCATCCTTTTCCCTTGTTAG